Below is a window of Bifidobacterium asteroides DNA.
TCTCCCAGCAGGGGATCAATGTGCTGGATATTTCGCAGACCATTCTGGATGGCTTCTTCACCATGATGATGATCGTGGACTGCACTGCATGCCGGAATGATTTCGACGCGCTGAGCCAGCGGATGGAATCCCTCGGAGAGGAGATCGGAGTCTCCATCCGCTGTCAGCGCGAGGAGATCTTCACTAGGATGCACCGGGTCTGAGGAGGCAGCCATGATCACACGCGACGAGGTCCTGGAGACCAACGACATGATCGACCGGGAGCGTCTGGACGTGCGCACCATCACCATGGGCATCAGCCTGCTGGATTGTGTGAGCGGGGATGTGGACATGCTCTGCCGGAACATCCATCGCAAGATCGTCTCCCTGGCCGGAGATCTGGTGTCCACTGGGGACTCCATCGCCCGAGAATACGGCATTCCCATCGTCAATAAGCG
It encodes the following:
- a CDS encoding ACT domain-containing protein; translation: MDKAIITVVGKDAIGIIGKVCTDLSQQGINVLDISQTILDGFFTMMMIVDCTACRNDFDALSQRMESLGEEIGVSIRCQREEIFTRMHRV